The DNA segment TACGAGGTGATCAAATACGTTCTGGGTGATGAAGCCACGGTGGGCGCTGTGCCCGCGGGAGTATCCCAGTGAAGATGGATCTAATCCAGCCGTTTATCAATGCAACCGATGCGGTTTTGGCTGAGACCTTGCAGTGCACCACCAGCATTGGCACAGTCAGCATGGAGCAAGAGGCATATTGTCTGCATGGAGTGGCCGCGCTGATCGTTGTTCAGGGTGACATCGAGGGTCGCATCATTTTCGACCTCGAGCCCGAAGCGGCCAAGGCCGTGACCCAACGTCTGGCAGGCGGCAACGATTCCGCAGCCACGCCGGAGATGGTGCGCGAGGCGATCTGCGAATTAGCTAACCAGGTAATCGGCAATGCAGTCACGGTGCTGAACGACCAGGGCTTCCACTTCAAAGTTCATCCTCCCGAGATCCACACTGCAAGCCATGGTGGGGCCAGTTCGGAGGATACGGAAGCCCTAGTCATGTGTTTTGATACCAGCAGCGGCATGATCTTCATGAATATTGCTATGCGGTATAACCACCGCCGAAAACATGACTCCGTGATGGTGGGTTGATCGACCGCAGCTTCAACCTGAAACCATCAACGCTAAGCCACTCGATGCTGCTTAAAATGCAAGCCCTTCCGGTATAGTCCGTCGCTTCCCACATCAAAGACCCGGTTATAACGAGCGCGGAAATTCTCCTGGGCCGCGCTGGCCGCAAGCTCAATCAGTTCCTC comes from the Terriglobales bacterium genome and includes:
- a CDS encoding chemotaxis protein CheX, with the protein product MDLIQPFINATDAVLAETLQCTTSIGTVSMEQEAYCLHGVAALIVVQGDIEGRIIFDLEPEAAKAVTQRLAGGNDSAATPEMVREAICELANQVIGNAVTVLNDQGFHFKVHPPEIHTASHGGASSEDTEALVMCFDTSSGMIFMNIAMRYNHRRKHDSVMVG